The genomic window GTCGAGGCCCGTGGGCAAGCGTCCGGGTGCCCACGCGATCGCCGGCACGGTCAACGGTTCGGGAGCGCTCCGGATCCGCGTCACGCGCATCGGCGAGGAGACGGCGCTCGCCGGCATCGTGAGGCTCGTCGAGGAGGCGCAGGCATCGAAGTCGCGAGCGCAGGACATCGCCGATCGCGCCGCGATGGTCCTCACGTTCGTGGCCATCGCCGCCGGTCTCATCACGACCGTTGCGTGGCTGCTTGCCGACCGAAGCGGCGATTTCGTCGCAGAGCGCGCCGTCACCGTCGTCGTCATCGCGTGTCCGCACGCGCTCGGTCTGGCCGTTCCCCTCGTCATCGCCATCTCCACGACGCTCGCCGCGCGGAGCGGGCTGCTCGTTCGAAACCGCCTGGCCCTCGAGAACGCGCGCGAGCTCGACGTCATGGTGTTCGACAAGACGGGAACGCTCACGCGCGGCGAGATCGGCGTCGTCGGCATTGCGTCGGACGGCGCGAGCTCCGACGAGAGCGTCCTCGCCTTGGCGGCCGGTCTGGAGCAAGGGAGCGAGCATCCGCTGGGGCGAGCGATCATCGAGGAGGCCTCGAGCCGCGGCGTGAAGCCGACGACGGTCTCGAACTTCGAGGCGCTGAAGGGACGAGGAGTGCGTGCCATCGTCGACGGCCACGACGCGTACGCCGGCGGCCCCAGCCTGCTCGACGGCCTCGGCATCACGGTCGACGGCGATCTCGACGCGCGCGCCGGGAAGTGGGCCTCGGAAGGAAGGACCGTCGTGCACGTCATCGAGGATGGCCGGGTGATCGGGGCCATCGCGCTGGCGGACGTGATCCGCCCGGAGTCTCGCGAGGCTGTTCGACGCCTGAAGGACGTGGGGATCCGCGTCGCCATGATCACGGGAGACTCCGAGGACGTCGCGAACAGCGTCGCGGGCGAGCTCGGCCTGGACGAGTACTTCGCGCAGGTGTTGCCCGAGCACAAGGCCGAGCGCGTGAAGGAGCTGCAGCGCAAGGGCCTCCGCGTGGCGATGGTCGGCGACGGCGTGAACGACGCCCCGGCGCTCGCTCAGGCGGACGTGGGGATCGCGATCGGCGCGGGAACGGACGTGGCCATCGAGACTGCGGACGTCGTGCTCGTCCGAAGCGACCCGCGCGACGCGACGCGGGTCGTCGGCCTGTCGAAGACGAGCTACCGCAAGATCCTTCAGAACCTCGCCTGGGCCACTGGCTACAACGTCGTCGCCATCCCGCTCGCCGCGGGGGTGCTCGCCCCATTCGGGATCCTGCTCGCGCCGGCGGTCGGAGCGCTGTTGATGTCGGTGAGCACGGTGGTCGTGGCCCTCAACGCACAGCTCCTCCGGAGCGACCCGAACCTCGCCGGCTGACCACGCGGCCTATGCGTGCAGAGGCCTAGTCCCAGACGGTCACGATCACCGAGACGAGCAGGTACGCGATCACGTTGAAGATGCCGCTGATGGCGAACCACACGCCGGGCTCGGGCTTGCGCTCGTAGAGGGCTCCTCCCGCGAAGATCATCAGCGCGAGACCGACGCCGGTCACGACCCCCAGCACTATGCCTTCGCCGACGGTCTCGGATCCCGTGGCGCGAGCGAGCGCCGCAAGGGCAACGGCCGTCACGAAGTAGAAGACGAAGGTCACGACGAAGATCAGTGGGTTCGGTCGGAACCCCTCGGGCATCTCGATGCCGAGCGAGCGCTGCCACGGCCGGCCGAGGACGGGTGGGGCGTACCAGATCGCCCCGAGCACGAACCAAGCGATCGTAGCGACGAGAACCGCCAGGTAGTTGACGTCGCCGAGCACGTCGAACGACATGAGGACCTCCCTTCCCTGCCTTGGATACGGCGGAGGGCCGTTCACGGGATGTTCATAGGAGCGGAATGCCCTTCGGCAGGCGCCGACGACGTGGCGGCGATCCCCGGTGTCGAGGGAGGGCGCCACTTCGGCGCGATAGGGTGAGCGCTCCCAGACTCGGAGGAGGGGCCGCCGTGTCGACGCTCGCCCGTTCGCTGATCCTCAGCTTCATCTGCGCATTCGTTCTTCTCGTATTCGGCGCGCCGGCGCTCGCGCAGGAAGACGACGGGAAGGATCACGTGGTGATCACTGGTGGTCTCGTCGTTCCGGCCGGAGAGACCGTGACGACGGCCGTCGTGTTCAACGGGCCGGTGTCGATCGAGGGCACGGTCTCCGAGTCCCTCGTCGTCTTCAACGGGCGAACCGAGATCTCCGGAACCGTGAACGAGGACGTGGTCGTGTTCAACGGGCGCGTCACCGTCCGATCCGGCGCGGAGGTGGGTGGCGACCTCTTCAGCCGCAGTGACGCCGTGGTCGAAGACGGTGCCACGGTTCGCGGAGAGGTCGGCGCCGTGCCCACGAAGTTCGACTTCGAGGACACCTGGTTCCCCGGCCGGATCGCGTGGTGGATCGGATACACGGTCTCGACGCTCGTCCTCGGGTTGATCCTGTTCCTGTTCGCGCCCCGTCTCGACGACGCGATCGCCGGAGCGTTCAAGAACCGCCGGGGTGCTTCGATCGGTTTCGGGATCGCTTTGTTCTTCCTCATCCCGATCGTCGCGGTGCTGTTGCTCGTGACGATCGTCGGGATCCCACTCGGGTTGTTCGTGCTGCTCGCGCTGGCGCTCCTCTATACCGTTGGCTACGTCGCGGGGGCCCAGGCGCTCGGGCGGATGCTCGTGAAGCGGTCGAAGTCGGCGCTTCCGGCGTTCCTGGCGGGACTGGGGATCCTTCGATTGATCGCGCTCGTTCCGATCCTCGGTGGGGTGACGTGGCTCGTCGCTTCGGTCGTGGGACTTGGCATCCTGGCCGTCGCGGCACGCAGCAGATCGTCGACGGCCATGGCGTACGAACCCGCGGCCCCGCCGCCTCCGCCGCCGTCGCCGATCATGCAGAGCTAGTCGTCGGGGCGGTCCGACCGCTCTCGCGGACCGCGCCGGCCACGGCAGCGACGATGACGCACGCGAACACCGGGATGACGAACGCGGCCCGATAGCCGACCCGGTCCGCGGTGAACCCGACGACGATCGGTCCGAGGATGGAGCCGAGGTACCCGGCGGTCAGAACGATGCCGAGCCCGCTTCGAGCGCCGTCGAGCCTCAGACGCCCGGCGGCGCGAAAGGCCAGCGGTACCGCAGGCCCGATGCCGAGCCCGAGCAGGAAGAACGCGGGGATCGACACCCAGGCAGTGTTCACGACCAGAGCCGTTCCGAGTGCGGTGGCGCCGACGCCCTCGCCGAGGCGAACCACCACCGACGCCTCGAACCGATCCAGGGCTCGGTCGATGACGAACCGAGAAATCGCCATTCCAGCGGCGAACGAGACCACGCCGAGTCCGGCCGTCCCCACGGTGGTGCCGACTGACTCGTTCAGGTAAACGGCGCTCCACTCGGCAGCGATGCCCTCGGTCATGAACGCGACGAACGCGATCAAGCACAGCAGCACGACGCGCGGGACGCGCCCGCCTCGATCGGGGGTGACCTCGTCACCGGTGAACTCATCACGCACCTCGAGCGGCGACAGGAGCCATTGAAGGATCGGGAGGCTTGCCCCAGCGAGGAGGGCGGCCACGGCCGCGAAGTACACGACGATGTCGAGTCCGGCGGCGACGGACACCGAGGCCAACGCGGCGCCGCCGAGCATCGACACGCTCCACGTGCCGTGCATCGCCGACATCACGCGTCGTCCGTACCGACGCTCGACGTCGACGGCCTCCGCGTTCATGGCCACATCGAGCAGGCCGCTGACGAGCCCGAGCGCCGAGAACGCGGCGAACAGCGAGGGGAGGCCCCGCGCAAGGGGAAGCAGCGCGAACGCGGCCGCAAGCAACGGAACGCCGACGCGAACGGTAGTCCTGCCGCCGGCGCGGCGCATCGCGGGCGCGGCCAACCGCGTTCCGACAACAAGTCCGGCGGCGAACCCGGTGAGGGCGAGGCCGAGGCCGGCCGCGTCGAGATCGGATCGCGCCTTCAGCCGCGGGATCCACGGCCCGAGGCTGCCGGCGACGACGGCGTGCACCGCGAACGTCGTCGTGACGGCCACTCGGGCGCGACGGAACGGTGCTCGAACCGGGTCGGCGCGCATGGAGAAGGGCATGATGCACAGGTGGAGGAACGAGCAGGCCGGCTCGAGGTGATCGCCGGCCCGATGTTCGCCGGCAAGACGGAGGAGCTGCTCCGTCGCGTTCGCCGCGCCGTGATCGCCGGTCGCCGGGTCGAGGTGTTCACTCATGAGCTGGATACACGTGGACAGGGACGGATCGCGTCGCACGCGGGCCTCGACTTCCCGTCGCGAGCGGTCTCTTCGGCGTCTGCGATCGCTCGCGACGCCGACGCCCTCGTCGACCTCGTCGCGATCGACGAGGCGCACTTCTTCGGAGCCGAGCTGGTTCCCGTCGCGGAGGAGCTCGCTCGACGGGGCATCGTCGTGGTGATCGCGGGCCTTGATGTGACGTTCGCCGGCCAGCCGTTCGAGCCGCTGCCGTCGCTCATGGCCGTGGCGGAGAGCGTCGACAAGCTTACGGCGATCTGCACCGTGTGCGGAGCCGACGCCGTGTTCCATCAACGCGTCGGGGGCGCCGTCGCGGGCGACACCGATCTCGTCGCCGAGCACGTCGGCGGGAGCGAGAAGTACCAGGCACGGTGCCGGCGCCACTTCGCGCCGACCGACTAGTCATATCCGTCCGGAACCATCGGCGGCTCGGTCCGGTCATCTCCTCGGAAGGTCATCTCCTCGGTACGGAAGAGGGAGGTTGCCCATGCGAGCGCGCACGTTCCGCCGAACGGTGTCCTTGGTGTTCGCGTTCGGCGTCGTCGCGGGATTCGCGCTCGTGCCGGGTGTCGCCGGTGCGAGCGGCGGTGGCGGCTGCGGCGGACCGGTCACAGACGAGTCGGGCACCGAGGTCGAGATCAGCGACTACTGCTTCACGCCGACGATCCTTCGCGCGGAGCCGGGCGACACGATCACGTTCACGAATCTCGACCGGTCGCCACACACCGTGCTCGGAGCGAACGGGATCTGGGGGAGCTACGACACCTTGAAGCGGAACGTCGAGGCGACGTACGAGTTCGCCGAGCCCGGCGTGTACCCGTACGTGTGCACGTGGCACGTGGGGATGGTCGGCGTGGTCGTCGTCGGCGAGGGCACAGGTGGGGCAGTCGAGACGACGACGGCCGATGGGCCGGTGATCTCCGCGGAGCTGGCCGGCGGAGGGTCGGACACCGCTTCGAGCGGGGCGGGCCCGTGGATCGCCTCGGCCGCCGCGGTGGGGGTCGTCGTGGGCCTGTTGGTGTTCGCCGTGGCGAACGGGATCCGTCGCGCGCGGGAGGACCAGTAGCGCCCTCCGGCTGCCGATAGCCTCGTCGTGTGCGAAGTGCCCGCGCCGTCCTCTTCGTAACGACCTGTCTGCTGGCCGCGGCATGCGCTTCCGAAACGGAAACTCCGCGCGACGCCCGCGTCGAGCTCGAGCAGGTCGCCGTGCTGGCGCAGCCGCTCGCGCTTGCGTTCCGCGAGGAAGATCCGGCGCTCTACATCGCCCAGAAGATCGGGCGGGTCGTCGCGCTCGACGCCGACGGCGCCGAGCCGCGCGTCGTCCTGGACATCACCGGCGAGGTATCGCTGGGGGGCGAGCAAGGGCTCCTCGGCATCGCATTCTCGCCGGACGGCGAGTTCCTGTACATCAACTACACAGACACCGCGGGCCACACGCACGTGACGGAGTTCGCGTTCGACGAGGACGGCGCCGACGAGGGCTCGCGACGAGAGGTGCTGTTCGTGGAGCAACCGTTCTCGAACCACAACGGCGGCAACCTGGCGTTCGGTCCGGACGGCCACCTGTACATCGGACTCGGCGACGGCGGGAGCGGGGGAGACCCGCTCGGCAACGGCCAGTCGCTCTCGACGCTGCTCGGCAAGATGCTCCGGATCTCTCCGAGCCCATCCGGCGACGCACCGTACGGCGTGCCGCGTGACAATCCGTTCGTCGGCCGGGACGACGCGCGCCCGGAGATCTGGGCATACGGACTTCGGAACCCCTGGAGGTACTCGTTCGACCGCGAAACCGGCGACCTGTGGATCGGCGACGTCGGACAGGGATCGCGTGAGGAGATCGATCTCGAACCCGCGGGGTCGCCCGGCGGATTGAACTTCGGATGGAACCGACTGGAGGGCACACTCGCGTTCGAGGGCGCCGAGCCGCCCGACGACACCGTTCCGCCGATCTTCGAGTACCCGACGTCGGATGGCTGCGCGGTGACCGGTGGCTACGTCTACCGCGGCACCGACATCCCCGAGCTCGCCGGCGCATATGTGTTCGGCGACTTCTGCAACGGTCGTCTCCAAGCCTTTACCGTGCGAAACGGCCGAGCCGTGGAGCACCGAGATCTCGGCCCGGTCGTTCAGAACCTCTCGTCGTTCGGTGAGGACGCCGACGGCGAGCTCTACGTCCTCTCGTTGTCCGGCCAGGTCTACCGGCTCGTTCGGGCATAGGCCCCGGAGCGGCTAGCCTGGCGCCATGTCGAACGAACCTGGTGTGAAGGAGCTCGGTCACGTCGTCCTGTACGTGCGTGATCTCGAGCGATCGATCCGCTTCTACCGCGACGCTCTCGGCTGGCGGCAAATCTTCGCTGAACAGACAGGCGCCATCGGTTTCCCCGGGGCGATGTTCTCTGGCGGCAGGACGCACCACGAGCTGTTGCTGATCGAGGTCGGAGCCGACGCGGCGCCGATCCCGCCGGGACGACGCGTCGGGCTGTACCACTTCGGCCTCAAGGTCGGCGACAGCGACGAGGACCTCGTCGCCATGCTTCGAAAGCTCGAGGGCGCCGGCGTTGCCGTCGGCGGGAGCGCTGACCACGGCATGACCCACAGCGTGTACATCGCGGATCCCGACGGGAACGAGATCGAGCTGTACGTCGACGTTCCCGGCGCAGACTGGACCGACCCGGACGTCGTGATGGCGCGCCCCAAGCCGCTTCGGATCTAGCGGACCCGACGCGGGCGTTTCAGCCGTTCGCGCTGCGGGTACGCCCCACCGGCAGAGGGAGGTGCGTTCATGGGTCTCGTATTCGTTCTGATTGGCTTGCTCATCACGGGTGTGGTCGTCGACTTCGCCATCGAGAACGACGTCGTCGGCTCGCCGGAACGCACGTTCGAGCTGTTTGGCGGGACGTTCACGCTCGGGGAGACACAGCTCGTGGTCGCGGCCGCCGTCATCGGCGCGCTCGCGATCGCGTTCGTATTCCTTGGTTTCGCCATTGCGCGAGGGAGCCACGACCGTCGCCGCACGCTTCGTCGTCGGGTACGGACGCTCGAACGCGAGAACCAGGGCCTCCGCGAGGGGCCGCGCGACGAGGCGCCCGACCGGGTCGACGTGCGAGAGGACGAACGCGAGCGCCACGAAGCGCTCGGCTGATCGTCACGCCTCGAGCTTCAACAGGACCTCGTCGTCGTCCCCGTCTTCGATCGGTGCGGGGGTGAACCCGCACTTCTCGAGGACGCGGATCGACGCTACGTTGCGTTTCGCCGCGTACGCGTACAGCGGCCGCGTCGTGACGAGGTCGAGGAACAGGCGCAACGCCGCCGTGGCTACGCCCCGGCCCCAGAACTCCTTGCCGATCCAGTAGCCGACCTCGCGGCGGTCGTGTTCCTCCCAGCTCCCGATGTTGCCTGCGACGCGGCCGTCGGCCAACACGGTCTTCGTGATCTTGGTGTCATCCGGAAGGATCTTGTCCCAGTGCGCCGTGAACGCGTCGCGCTCGCGTGGCGGGAACGCGGCCATCTCGTTCGCCTCCGGCTCGCGCTGATGCTCGAAGAAGACCGGCAGGTCGTCCGGGATCACGTCCCGCAGCGCGATGTGGATGGATTCGTCCACGTGGGTAGCATCGCAGACACCACCTGGCCCGAGGAGACTCCGTGGCGATGGTCACAGATCCCGTGTGCGGGATGCGAATCGACGAGGACGACGCTGCGGCGACCGCCGAGTACGAGGGACGGACGTACTTCTTCTGCTCGGAGGCGTGCCGCGACTCGTTCGTCTCGGACCCTGCTTCGTACGCGGCCTGAGGATCGTTGAGCGCCGGACGCGACTCCATCACGGAGGACGAGCTGGCCGAGCGCGCCGGCGCGAGCATCGAGACGATCCGGCGGCTCGTTGGCCTCGGGATCCTCTCGCTCGAGGATGGAGCGTTCCGAAGGCGAGACGTCATGCGCGTTCGAGTGGTCCGCGACCTCGAAGCCAAAGGCATCGACCCCGAGACCCTCGCGGCGGCGCTCGGGTCTGGTCATCTCACGCTCGGCTACCTCGAGAGCGCGGGCAGGAGGTTTCCCCGCTCGGACGTCAGGTTCGAGCGACTCGCCATCGATACAGGGATCGCCGTGGAGACGATCCAGCGGATCTATGTCGCGTTCGGACTCCCGCGACCCGAGCCGGACGAACGCGTCCGGGAAGAAGATCTCCCGATGCTGAAGGCGATCCCCGTGCTCTTCGGCGCGGGACTCGACGAGGGGGAGGTCCTTCGCGCGGTCCGCGTGTGGGGCGACAGCGCCAGGCGGGTGGCACAGTTCCAAGACCACTACTTCCACAACACGGTCGAGGAGCGGTTCAGGCGTCGCGGCCTGCGCGACAACGAGGCGTTCGAGGCGGCCATCCGCGACGTCGGGTTGCGCATGGGCCACTCCGGTGAACAGATGCTCGGCTGGCTTACCCGGCGCCACGCCGAGGTCTTCCTCACGGAGCATCAGTTCGAGCACGTCGAGGCCGCCCTCGACGAGGCCGGCGTACGCGTGCGACCCCCACGCGGCGACGAGGCCGCGGCGTTCGCCGATCTCACGGGCTACACGCGACTGACCGAGGAGGCGGGCGACGAACGGGCCGCCGCCGTGTCGCTCGAGCTCGCCCAGTTCGTCAACGAGGTGGCGGCCGCTCACCGCGGCGACGTGGTCAAGATGCTCGGCGACGGCGTGCACTTCCACTTCCGCGATCCGGCCGACGCGGTGCGCGCGTCCCTCGACATCGTGGGCGGCGTCCAGCCGCGTGGCCTTCCGCCCGCGCACATCGGCGTGAACGCCGGGCCGATGATCTACGACGAAGGTGACTACTTCGGCCGCACGGTGAACATCGCCGCGCGTATCGCCGCGAAAGCGAATGCCGGCGACGTCTTCGTCGGCGAGGATCTGGCCCGGAACGTCGAGTCGGACGGGTTCGCGCTGCACGAGGTGGGTGAGTTCGACCTCAAGGGCATCGCAAGACCCGTGACGATCTTCCGTGCGGTCGGCACATGACCCCTTAAACGAGTAGACATTCCCTCCATGGCCTTCGTCGCTCGTGTGCTGCGCGTCCGACCCGGCGAGGGCCGAATCACCGCATTGATGGTCGGACTGGCGTTCGTGTCGACGGCGTCGCTCTCGATCGGCGAGAGCGGGATCAGCGCATTGTTCTTCGAACATGTCGGCGCAGATTCGCTGCCCTACGTCTACCTGCTCCAAGGGGGCACGACGTTCGTCGTCATGCTGGCCCTCACCGGCACGCTGGCGCGGATCGGGCATCGCCGTGCCTACCTCGCGGCGCCGCTCTCGCTCGCCGCGGTCTTGGGAGCCGAGCGGGCCGCGCTGGCGTCAGGCGCCGACTGGATCTACACGGCTCTGTGGATCACGGTCGCGATCGCGACGCTCGTCGTCAGCATCGCGGTCTGGGGAATCGCCGGCATGGTCGTCGATACGCGTCAGGCGAAGCGGCTGTTCCCGATCTTCGCGGCCGGCGGGATCCTCGGGTCGGTGATCGGGGGTTTGGTGACGAAGCCGATCGCCGCCGCGCTCGGCGCCACGAACCTGCCACTCGTGTGGACCGGAGGACTCGTCGTCGCGTTCCTGGTGTCCCGTTCGATACTGGGCCCGCCCCCGGCCGGACCTCCGAGACGCCGGACCGAACGCCGGCGATCTGCCTTGGGGGACCTGACGTCTGCGTTCGTATTCGTCCGTCGATCTCGCCTGCTCGTGTGGATGACGGTTGCCGCGGTGCTGTTCTCGGTCCTGTACTACTCCCTGTATCTGCCGTACGCCCGCGCTGCGGCGGAGCGGTTCCGCGACGCCGACGACCTCGCCGGCTTCTTCGGGCTGTTCTGGGCGGGGGTCACGGGCGCTGCGTTCGTCGCGTCGATGTTTGGGGCCAACCGTCTGATCGCTTGGTTCGGCGTGGCCGCGATGGTGATCGTGTTGCCGGTGCTGTACACGGGCGCCTTCGGCGTACTGCTGATCTCGTCCGGGTTCGTGACCCTCGTTGCGCTGCGGTTCGTGATTGGTTTGTGGTTGCAGGGCGTCGCCTCGCCGGCCTGGGAGACGCTGAACAACGTCATCCCCGAGTCCACTCGCGACCAGACGCGGGCGTTCCTCAACGGCGGACCGACGCAGGTGGGGACGGTGATCGCGGGCGTCGTGGCGCTCGTCGGCGAGAACGCGCTCACGCCTCGGCAGTTCGCGCTGATCGGACTCATCGCCGCGATCGCCACGACGATCGCTACCGTCGCCATCCGCCGGTCGTATGCGGGCGCGCTCGGCGACGCGCTCCGCGCGGGTCGTCCTCAGGTGTTCGAACCGTCAGCGCGCAGCGGGCCGGTCCCGCTCGACGTGGACGCCGACGCGGCGCGGGTGCTGGAGGGCGCGCTGCACTCGGCGGATATGCGCGAACGCCGGCTCGCCTATCAAGCCATCGCGGATCTCCCCGTGGACGTCCGCCACGACGCCGTCCTCGACGGCGTTGGGGACGACGACCCCATCGTTCGCCTCGCCGCGGTACGTGCGCTCGAGTCTTCGACTTCTTCTGGCCGGGAAGCGCTCGTCTCGATGATCGGCGACGCCGACGCGGCGGTGGCGGCCGCGGCGGCCGTGCGCGCGCTCGACCTCCGCGACGAGCCGCGTTCCGAGACGCGCCTGGCCGAACTGCTCTCCAATCCGGATGCCGCCACTCGTCATGCCGCCACCGAGCAGCTAGCTCTCGCGCCGGCCGACCGCGCCGCGACGCTCGCGGTGGAGCGCCTGTCCGACCCGGACGAGGAGGTACGTGCCGCCGCGCTCGACGTGCTGGCCGATGCAGCGCCGTCCCTCGTAGTCGATCACGCTCTCGCAGCGATCGGCGACCCGAGCCCGATCGTTCGACGCGCAGCGGGGCGGGCGCTCGGGTCGGCGGAAGGTCCCGCGTTCGACCGGGTCCTCGCAGCGCTCGAGGATCAGCGAACGGCTGATGGAGCCATCGAGGCCGTTCGTGCGATGCCGAAGGGCGACGATCGAACGCAGGAGTTCGTCCGTCGGCTCGCGGCGCACTCGTCCGCGGACCGCGAGCTCGCCGCCTCCATCTCCGACGCGGACGAGGCCGGTCGACTCCTACGCGACGCCGTGCTCGACCGTGGCAGGCGTGTCGCACGCGCGGGACTGTGGGGGGCGACGCTCGTCGCACGCAGCCGCGCCGAGATGGAGACGGCGATCGAGAATCTCGACGGCAGGCCGGGCCAGGTGGCGAACGCGCTCGAGACCCTCGAGAGCGCCGCGGCCGATCCGGCGCTGGTCCGACCACTGATCGCCCTGTGGGAATCGCCCGGTACCGGTCACCGGAGCAGTGGCGGGCTTTCACGTGCGCTCGACGACGAGGACGAGTTCATCAGACGATGCGCCGAGCACGTCCGTGTCGCGCGCGAAGGAGGTCGAACGATGCCGGAGCCCGTTGCCGCGATCTCGATCATCGAGCGCGTCCTGTTCCTGCGCAAGGTGACGCTCTTCGCGGACCTCGCTCCTTCGGATCTCGAACGCGTCGCGCGGCTGGCTGAAGAACGGGGCTACGCCGACAGCGAGGTTATTGCGGCCGAGGGAGAGCTCGGCGAGGACCTCTACATCATCGTCGACGGCACGATCCGTGTAGTCAAGGACCGCGAAGGATCCGAGCGCGAGCTCGCGCGGCGGATGGCCGGCGATGTGGTCGGCGAGATGTCCATCATCACGCAGACGCCGCGAGTGGCGACGCTCGTCGCAGACGGACCCGTCCGAACGATCCGCCTGCGACACCGGGAGTTCGAGAGC from Actinomycetota bacterium includes these protein-coding regions:
- a CDS encoding Npt1/Npt2 family nucleotide transporter; the protein is MAFVARVLRVRPGEGRITALMVGLAFVSTASLSIGESGISALFFEHVGADSLPYVYLLQGGTTFVVMLALTGTLARIGHRRAYLAAPLSLAAVLGAERAALASGADWIYTALWITVAIATLVVSIAVWGIAGMVVDTRQAKRLFPIFAAGGILGSVIGGLVTKPIAAALGATNLPLVWTGGLVVAFLVSRSILGPPPAGPPRRRTERRRSALGDLTSAFVFVRRSRLLVWMTVAAVLFSVLYYSLYLPYARAAAERFRDADDLAGFFGLFWAGVTGAAFVASMFGANRLIAWFGVAAMVIVLPVLYTGAFGVLLISSGFVTLVALRFVIGLWLQGVASPAWETLNNVIPESTRDQTRAFLNGGPTQVGTVIAGVVALVGENALTPRQFALIGLIAAIATTIATVAIRRSYAGALGDALRAGRPQVFEPSARSGPVPLDVDADAARVLEGALHSADMRERRLAYQAIADLPVDVRHDAVLDGVGDDDPIVRLAAVRALESSTSSGREALVSMIGDADAAVAAAAAVRALDLRDEPRSETRLAELLSNPDAATRHAATEQLALAPADRAATLAVERLSDPDEEVRAAALDVLADAAPSLVVDHALAAIGDPSPIVRRAAGRALGSAEGPAFDRVLAALEDQRTADGAIEAVRAMPKGDDRTQEFVRRLAAHSSADRELAASISDADEAGRLLRDAVLDRGRRVARAGLWGATLVARSRAEMETAIENLDGRPGQVANALETLESAAADPALVRPLIALWESPGTGHRSSGGLSRALDDEDEFIRRCAEHVRVAREGGRTMPEPVAAISIIERVLFLRKVTLFADLAPSDLERVARLAEERGYADSEVIAAEGELGEDLYIIVDGTIRVVKDREGSERELARRMAGDVVGEMSIITQTPRVATLVADGPVRTIRLRHREFESMLRERPTVAMGVMRVLAYRLAERGLESGE